Proteins encoded together in one Dechloromonas sp. HYN0024 window:
- a CDS encoding GMC family oxidoreductase N-terminal domain-containing protein codes for MALSSPLEAVIIGSGFGGAVTCCRLAARWPGEVMLLERGKRYPKGSFPRSPHDFSANFYATPKGGAKGLFDIRNFRRMDAVVGAGLGGGSLIYANVFMEPPAWIFASQWPAGLDRASLGPYYAVARSVLGARPVPPANDEPRRRVRRSELFGEFAQADGRQSRPADICVYFGEAYGQGRGPAQAIGEQERNRYGATQTSCTYCGECDIGCNVHAKNSLDLNYLYAAEHQHGAQIRTECQVERIVPLNAEGQADSAADGQHGYQVDFRDGAGKPSSVRSRRVIVAAGTLGSNELLLRCRDEFGTLPRLSQQLGKRFSGNGDFVSIVAAGKRNAEPNYGPVITQYIDYGLHEPKPGQPAYILEDAAYPAFAAWYVEGLQPMLNPLYVLSKIGRTLRLFWHRVTQSLIGGKWSGSVVDYFISLLRGDIAYRSSILLFMGRDAGDGEFSLKAGQLTLDWPQKKSRPLYDAILASGKRFANFVGTRIYIPQPTWAWPVRNNITVHPLGGCALAETPDQGVVSSCDGSRGQVFGYHGLYVADGALMPGSLGANPCATIAALAEWIAEDITGVTPDATLGVEQHG; via the coding sequence ATGGCCCTATCGTCTCCCCTGGAAGCAGTCATCATCGGCAGTGGCTTTGGCGGCGCTGTTACCTGTTGTCGCCTGGCAGCCCGCTGGCCCGGCGAGGTCATGCTGCTGGAACGCGGCAAGCGCTATCCGAAAGGTAGCTTTCCGCGCAGCCCACATGATTTTTCGGCCAATTTTTACGCCACCCCAAAAGGCGGCGCAAAAGGACTCTTCGACATCCGCAATTTTCGCCGCATGGATGCCGTGGTCGGCGCCGGACTCGGCGGCGGATCGCTCATTTACGCCAATGTTTTCATGGAACCGCCGGCCTGGATTTTTGCGAGCCAATGGCCGGCCGGCCTTGACCGCGCAAGCCTTGGTCCGTATTACGCCGTCGCCCGATCGGTCCTCGGTGCCCGGCCTGTACCACCGGCCAACGACGAGCCGCGCCGTCGGGTCCGGCGGAGCGAACTATTCGGCGAATTTGCCCAGGCTGACGGCCGCCAGAGCCGACCCGCCGATATTTGCGTCTATTTCGGCGAGGCCTATGGCCAGGGGCGGGGTCCGGCCCAGGCCATAGGCGAGCAGGAACGCAACCGCTACGGGGCAACTCAGACCTCATGCACCTATTGCGGCGAGTGCGACATCGGCTGCAACGTCCACGCCAAGAATTCGCTCGACCTCAACTACCTGTACGCTGCGGAGCATCAGCACGGCGCACAGATCCGCACCGAATGCCAGGTTGAGCGTATCGTGCCACTCAATGCCGAGGGTCAGGCAGACAGCGCCGCCGACGGTCAGCACGGCTATCAGGTCGACTTTCGCGATGGTGCGGGCAAGCCTAGCTCGGTACGCTCCCGCCGGGTCATTGTCGCGGCGGGCACGCTGGGCAGCAATGAACTCCTGCTGCGCTGCCGCGACGAATTCGGCACCCTGCCCCGCCTCAGCCAGCAACTCGGCAAGCGTTTTTCCGGCAACGGTGACTTCGTTTCGATTGTCGCCGCCGGCAAACGAAATGCCGAACCCAATTATGGTCCGGTCATCACCCAGTACATCGATTACGGCCTGCACGAACCAAAGCCCGGCCAGCCAGCCTACATTCTCGAGGATGCCGCCTACCCTGCCTTCGCCGCGTGGTATGTCGAAGGCCTGCAGCCGATGCTCAACCCGCTCTACGTGTTGAGCAAAATAGGGCGCACGCTCCGCCTGTTCTGGCACCGCGTAACCCAGAGCCTGATCGGTGGCAAGTGGAGCGGCTCGGTCGTTGACTACTTCATCAGCCTGCTCCGCGGCGACATTGCCTACCGCAGCAGCATCCTGCTCTTCATGGGCCGCGATGCCGGCGATGGCGAATTTTCGCTCAAGGCTGGACAACTCACGCTGGACTGGCCGCAAAAGAAAAGCCGGCCGCTTTACGATGCCATTCTGGCCAGCGGCAAGCGTTTCGCCAACTTCGTCGGGACCCGGATATATATACCTCAACCGACCTGGGCCTGGCCGGTGCGCAACAACATTACCGTCCACCCGCTCGGCGGTTGCGCCCTGGCTGAAACCCCCGATCAGGGCGTGGTCAGCAGTTGTGATGGTAGCCGCGGCCAGGTCTTCGGTTATCACGGCCTGTACGTTGCCGATGGTGCGCTGATGCCAGGGTCGCTCGGCGCCAACCCCTGCGCCACCATTGCAGCGCTGGCCGAATGGATCGCCGAAGACATTACCGGCGTGACGCCTGATGCCACCCTGGGAGTCGAACAACATGGCTGA